A portion of the Musa acuminata AAA Group cultivar baxijiao chromosome BXJ1-1, Cavendish_Baxijiao_AAA, whole genome shotgun sequence genome contains these proteins:
- the LOC135679649 gene encoding sigma factor binding protein 1, chloroplastic-like produces MKRLGVHPKCLKRSKAAKKTPIKVVYISDPMRVTATAATFRSLVQRLTGRDSVLETTDDSSTASASPSAASSTPSNHGVSCNVEQENSLVAPIEAFDEAFVARMLESFSGFM; encoded by the coding sequence ATGAAGAGACTGGGCGTCCACCCCAAGTGCCTCAAGCGGTCCAAGGCGGCCAAGAAGACCCCGATCAAGGTGGTGTACATCTCGGACCCCATGAGGGTgaccgccaccgccgccaccttcCGCTCCCTCGTTCAGAGGCTCACCGGCCGGGACTCGGTGCTCGAAACGACGGATGACTCCTCGACAGCGTCTGCATCTCCCTCGGCGGCGAGCTCGACCCCGTCGAATCATGGCGTCAGCTGCAACGTGGAGCAGGAGAACAGCTTGGTGGCTCCGATCGAAGCGTTTGATGAGGCGTTTGTTGCACGAATGCTGGAGAGCTTTTCTGGATTCATGTAG
- the LOC135678710 gene encoding flavonoid 3',5'-hydroxylase 1-like isoform X2 — protein sequence MAIDPYLVAATALCLLVHLLLHRFLRKSPSRFPYPPGPRGLPILGSLLLVGASAHSSLARLAERYGPIMFLRLGSHGCVVASNADAARAFLKTVDAQFANRPDPISARDVSYQRQNLVMADYTPTWKLLRKMCSLHLLGGKAFADWAPVRRDEFRRMARSLHGLAEAGEPVELMDVLVCTLANVVGLILVSRRVFDAHGEESNKFKDILVDMLTGGAQFNIGDFFPSIAWMDLQGIQKKMLSVHLRFDAMVTKLFEEHEAAKGERQGRMDFIDKVMANKVTEDGETISEVNVKALIFDLFTAGTDTSAIIVEWAMAEMLKNPAILSRAQAELDDVVGRDRLLEETDLPKLAYLQAVCKEAMRLHPSTPLSLPHFSHEDCEVNGYYIPKNTRLLVNIWAIGRDPEVWEEPLVFDPDRFITGKGARYDPQGNDFEFIPFGAGRRVCAGKLVGMVFVQYLLGMLVHAFDWSLPDGEELNMDEKFGLALPKAVPLKVFLRPRLSPAAYA from the exons ATGGCGATCGATCCCTACCTCGTGGCCGCCACCGCGCTCTGCCTCCtcgtccacctcctcctccaccgcttcctcCGCAAGTCGCCTTCCCGCTTCCCCTACCCGCCGGGCCCCCGGGGGCTCCCCATCCTCGGCTCGCTTCTCCTCGTCGGGGCCAGCGCGCACTCCAGCCTCGCCCGCCTCGCCGAGCGCTACGGCCCCATCATGTTCCTCCGGCTGGGCTCTCATGGCTGCGTCGTGGCCTCCAACGCCGACGCTGCACGCGCCTTCCTCAAGACCGTCGACGCCCAGTTCGCCAACCGCCCCGACCCCATCAGCGCCCGCGACGTCAGCTACCAGCGCCAGAACCTGGTGATGGCCGACTACACCCCGACGTGGAAGCTCCTCCGCAAGATGTGCAGCCTGCACCTCCTCGGCGGCAAGGCCTTCGCCGACTGGGCCCCCGTCCGCCGGGATGAGTTCCGGCGCATGGCCCGCTCCCTGCACGGCCTGGCCGAGGCCGGCGAGCCGGTGGAGCTGATGGACGTGCTGGTGTGCACGCTGGCCAACGTCGTCGGGTTGATCTTGGTGAGCAGGCGGGTGTTCGACGCCCACGGGGAGGAGTCCAACAAGTTCAAGGACATATTGGTGGACATGCTGACCGGCGGCGCGCAGTTCAACATCGGCGACTTCTTCCCGTCGATCGCGTGGATGGACCTGCAGGGGATACAGAAGAAGATGTTGAGCGTGCACTTGAGGTTCGACGCCATGGTGACGAAGCTGTTCGAGGAGCACGAGGCGGCCAAGGGGGAGCGGCAGGGGAGGATGGACTTCATCGACAAGGTCATGGCGAACAAGGTGACGGAGGACGGGGAGACCATCTCGGAAGTCAACGTTAAAGCACTCATCTTC GACCTGTTCACGGCCGGCACCGATACCTCCGCCATCATCGTCGAGTGGGCCATGGCGGAAATGCTCAAGAACCCGGCGATCCTCAGCCGCGCGCAGGCGGAGTTGGACGATGTGGTCGGCCGCGACCGCCTGCTGGAGGAAACCGACCTGCCGAAGCTCGCATACCTGCAGGCGGTATGCAAGGAGGCGATGCGGCTGCACCCGTCCACCCCTCTCAGCCTCCCCCACTTCTCCCACGAGGACTGCGAGGTGAACGGCTACTACATCCCCAAGAACACCCGGCTCCTCGTCAACATCTGGGCCATCGGGCGGGACCCGGAGGTGTGGGAGGAGCCGCTGGTGTTCGACCCCGACCGCTTCATCACAGGCAAGGGCGCGAGGTACGATCCGCAGGGGAACGACTTCGAGTTCATCCCCTTCGGGGCCGGGAGAAGGGTGTGCGCGGGGAAGCTGGTGGGCATGGTGTTCGTCCAGTACCTGTTGGGCATGCTAGTGCACGCTTTCGACTGGAGCCTTCCCGACGGCGAGGAGCTCAACATGGACGAGAAGTTTGGCCTGGCTCTTCCCAAGGCTGTGCCTCTCAAAGTTTTTCTGCGCCCGCGCCTGTCGCCGGCGGCCTACGCCTGa
- the LOC135678710 gene encoding ent-cassadiene C11-alpha-hydroxylase 1-like isoform X1, translating to MAIDPYLVAATALCLLVHLLLHRFLRKSPSRFPYPPGPRGLPILGSLLLVGASAHSSLARLAERYGPIMFLRLGSHGCVVASNADAARAFLKTVDAQFANRPDPISARDVSYQRQNLVMADYTPTWKLLRKMCSLHLLGGKAFADWAPVRRDEFRRMARSLHGLAEAGEPVELMDVLVCTLANVVGLILVSRRVFDAHGEESNKFKDILVDMLTGGAQFNIGDFFPSIAWMDLQGIQKKMLSVHLRFDAMVTKLFEEHEAAKGERQGRMDFIDKVMANKVTEDGETISEVNVKALIFDLEWVIDTGASYHATPRREFFATYRSGNFGVVKMGNYGTADIIGMGDIHLKTNLGCKLVLKDVRHVVDLRLNLISVGRLDDEDYESRFHRGQWKLSKGSLVIANGKKCHTLYRLQAKAYGEQLNATEKDFSMELGHRRLGHMSEKGLQTLSKREVLPDLRGPVHGRHRYLRHHRRVGHGGNAQEPGDPQPRAGGVGRCGRPRPPAGGNRPAEARIPAGGMQGGDAAAPVHPSQPPPLLPRGLRGERLLHPQEHPAPRQHLGHRAGPGGVGGAAGVRPRPLHHRQGREVRSAGERLRVHPLRGREKGVRGEAGGHGVRPVPVGHASARFRLEPSRRRGAQHGREVWPGSSQGCASQSFSAPAPVAGGLRLISLPLYLSIYLSLALSAQKLKGS from the exons ATGGCGATCGATCCCTACCTCGTGGCCGCCACCGCGCTCTGCCTCCtcgtccacctcctcctccaccgcttcctcCGCAAGTCGCCTTCCCGCTTCCCCTACCCGCCGGGCCCCCGGGGGCTCCCCATCCTCGGCTCGCTTCTCCTCGTCGGGGCCAGCGCGCACTCCAGCCTCGCCCGCCTCGCCGAGCGCTACGGCCCCATCATGTTCCTCCGGCTGGGCTCTCATGGCTGCGTCGTGGCCTCCAACGCCGACGCTGCACGCGCCTTCCTCAAGACCGTCGACGCCCAGTTCGCCAACCGCCCCGACCCCATCAGCGCCCGCGACGTCAGCTACCAGCGCCAGAACCTGGTGATGGCCGACTACACCCCGACGTGGAAGCTCCTCCGCAAGATGTGCAGCCTGCACCTCCTCGGCGGCAAGGCCTTCGCCGACTGGGCCCCCGTCCGCCGGGATGAGTTCCGGCGCATGGCCCGCTCCCTGCACGGCCTGGCCGAGGCCGGCGAGCCGGTGGAGCTGATGGACGTGCTGGTGTGCACGCTGGCCAACGTCGTCGGGTTGATCTTGGTGAGCAGGCGGGTGTTCGACGCCCACGGGGAGGAGTCCAACAAGTTCAAGGACATATTGGTGGACATGCTGACCGGCGGCGCGCAGTTCAACATCGGCGACTTCTTCCCGTCGATCGCGTGGATGGACCTGCAGGGGATACAGAAGAAGATGTTGAGCGTGCACTTGAGGTTCGACGCCATGGTGACGAAGCTGTTCGAGGAGCACGAGGCGGCCAAGGGGGAGCGGCAGGGGAGGATGGACTTCATCGACAAGGTCATGGCGAACAAGGTGACGGAGGACGGGGAGACCATCTCGGAAGTCAACGTTAAAGCACTCATCTTC gatcttgagtgggtgattgacacaggtgcttcttatcatgctacaccacggagggagttttttgctacatacaggtctggaaactttggtgttgtcaagatgggcaactatggcacagcagacatcattggcatgggtgatatccatttaaagaccaaccttggctgcaagttggtacttaaggatgtgagacatgtggttgacttgaggctgaatttaatttcagttggaagactagatgatgaagactatgaaagcagatttcacagagggcaatggaaactcagtaagggttctcttgttatagctaatggaaagaaatgtcatactttgtacaggttgcaggctaaagcttatggtgagcagttaaatgctacagagaaagacttcagtatggagttggggCATAGGCGattaggacacatgagcgagaaggggctgcaaactctttccaagagagaggtattaccagatctcagag GACCTGTTCACGGCCGGCACCGATACCTCCGCCATCATCGTCGAGTGGGCCATGGCGGAAATGCTCAAGAACCCGGCGATCCTCAGCCGCGCGCAGGCGGAGTTGGACGATGTGGTCGGCCGCGACCGCCTGCTGGAGGAAACCGACCTGCCGAAGCTCGCATACCTGCAGGCGGTATGCAAGGAGGCGATGCGGCTGCACCCGTCCACCCCTCTCAGCCTCCCCCACTTCTCCCACGAGGACTGCGAGGTGAACGGCTACTACATCCCCAAGAACACCCGGCTCCTCGTCAACATCTGGGCCATCGGGCGGGACCCGGAGGTGTGGGAGGAGCCGCTGGTGTTCGACCCCGACCGCTTCATCACAGGCAAGGGCGCGAGGTACGATCCGCAGGGGAACGACTTCGAGTTCATCCCCTTCGGGGCCGGGAGAAGGGTGTGCGCGGGGAAGCTGGTGGGCATGGTGTTCGTCCAGTACCTGTTGGGCATGCTAGTGCACGCTTTCGACTGGAGCCTTCCCGACGGCGAGGAGCTCAACATGGACGAGAAGTTTGGCCTGGCTCTTCCCAAGGCTGTGCCTCTCAAAGTTTTTCTGCGCCCGCGCCTGTCGCCGGCGGCCTACGCCTGatctccctccctctctatctatctatctatctatctctcgCTCTCTCAGCTCAGAAATTGAAAGGTAGCTAG